Sequence from the Planctomycetota bacterium genome:
TCGCGACCAAGTGCAAGCACCTCCAACCCGACAATCGCTGCGGCATCTACGAGACCCGCCCACGCATCTGCCGGGAGTACACCACCGACAACTGCGACTACAACGGCGGCGAGTACGAGTACGAGCATCTCTTCACCAGCGGCGAGCAGCTTCGCAAGTTCGCTGAGGAGGAGTTGGGCAAGCCGTTGATCAAG
This genomic interval carries:
- a CDS encoding YkgJ family cysteine cluster protein, translated to MSEPMGSLCDKCAALCCRYVALPIDNPDTVKDYDNIRWYLIHENIHVFVEDGQWYIGFATKCKHLQPDNRCGIYETRPRICREYTTDNCDYNGGEYEYEHLFTSGEQLRKFAEEELGKPLIK